The window TCGTTTCACTCAGGATGACATTACTTGTGGTATTCGTGATACCCAGACTACTCGTGGTACTCTTAAACTGCCATGGATTTATCTAAAATTTATCCCGCGAGACCTCTTGAGGTGCACAAAGGCAACTATGGAAGCCTGATGGTCGTCGCGTCTTCGAAACTTTATTCCGGATCGGCGACGCTCGCCGCAGTTTCCGCGGTTCGCGCCGGTGTTGATCTTGTTACGGTTTGCTCCCCGCAGAGAGCTGCCGATATAGCCGCCAATACTCTTCCCGATTTGATGACGTTGCCTCTCCGTGGAGACAAATTAACCGGAAGACACGTCAGTTCCATTTTGGATACTGCGCACCTAAGACGGATAAATGCTGTGGTTATGGGGTGTGGATTGGGGAGGAATGCCTCCACAATTTCCGCGATTCATAAAATAATTGGCAAGCTCTCGATCCCCATGGTTTTGGACGCGGACGCGCTTTTCGCGATTGCCCAAAGACCGGATGTTGTTTCTGGTAAACATGTAGTTTTGACGCCGCATGCGGGAGAGCTCGCGATACTTTTGGGACAAAAAGAAATTATGGGCGGTTTTGAGTCTAAATTGGTTGCAGCAAAACAAGCCGCCACAAAATATCATGCTGTAGTTTTATTGAAGGGGAATGTTGATATTGTGACAGATGGACAAACGACAATTACGAATAATTCTGGTACACCATTTATGACGAAGGGTGGGTTTGGAGATTGTTTGGCGGGGATAGTTGGAGCACTCTTGTGCCGTGGAGTTGGGCTGATTGAGTCTGCTCACGTAGGCGCGTATATATGTGGAAGGGCAGGAGAGTTGGCAGCAAGAGAAAAGGGCGAAGGGTTAGTTGCTTCGGATATATTTGAAAAAATTCCCCGAGTAATTCACACATAAAAAAGTTGACAGTTGTCGGTTGACAGTTTGCAGTTCGCTGCATGTTTAACTTCGAGAAACTTGAGGTCTACCATGAGTCTGTTTTTTTGGCTCTATAGATTTATAAAATTACAAGGAAATTTCCGAAAGAAGAACTTTTCGGTTTAAGTAGTCAGCTAAGAAGAGCAGCGGTATCAATTTCTCTGAACATTGCAGAGGGTTCATCTAGAGGATCTAAGGATTTTTGCCGTTTCCTTGATATTTCTAGAGGTTCTTGTTATGAACTAGTTCCACTGCTAAAGCTTTCTGTCGAACTTAAATATATTGATAAAGTGGAGTATGATCGGATGTATGGACTGTTTAACAATCTAACTACGAGAATTAATGCTTTGAAAAAATCTGTTAACCGTAAACTGATAACTGTAGACTCATAATTTACCCAAATTTTAGCTTGTTGACAGCCTCGAGATGCGTTGGTATACTTTGATCCGTGATATTTGTCACCTGTCGAAATCGGCAGACCAAGGGGACTAATTTTTTTATGTTGAACAACACATTTTCCTACACCAAGCGTGCGGTTTTTTGCGCGTAAAAGTTGGAAATTTTCAAGTAATAAAAAAATAATCTCCATCACAATTTAACCCTCCTTCGTTCTGCATAGCAGAACTTCGGAAGGGCAAGCCCCACTTCGCCAAGGCTACGTGGGGCAAGCAAAAGGATCAGGTAACAAGTGACGCGTTTTTTGTGTCGCTTCCCTCGAAAGATGCGATTAACGCGCGTTTTCGAGGGCCCGTAGTTCACCTGGTAGAACATCGCACTTGCACTGCGAAGGTAAGCGGTTCGAGTCCGCTCGGGTCCACACTTCGATCTGCAAAGCAGATCTCTGTGTAAACTATTACGAGCGTAGTTTGAGATTAATTAACAAATTACGACAGTAAGAAGTTTATCCTGAACCAACAAAGGTTGGTGAAGGGCTCTTTAACAACAGAATAAGTATGTAAAGACCAATTAAAAGAAATTTAGTTTTAAAAGTTTTGTACTTTTAAAACTGGATGGAATGGATCTAAAAAAGAGCTTAATAATACTCAATAAGCTCTAGAAAATATGGTTCCGTATTTTATTGAGACTACCTTTTTAGTTTCGATGTAGTACGGGATAAAGGTAAATATGCGTTTAATGGATGCCTTGGTACAACACACCGAAGAAGGACGTGGAGGGCTGCGATAAGTACCGGTTAGCTGCCGTCAAGCTATGACCCGGTAATTTCCGAATGGGGAAACCCCAGTTTTAAACTGACTCTATATTGAATACATAGGTATAGAGAGGGCACCGCCTGAACTGAAACATCTAAGTAAGGCGAGGAAAAGAAAACAATTAGTGATTCCCTGAGTAGTGGCGAGCGAAAGGGGAACAGCCTAAACCGAGTCTTCGGACTCGGGGTTGCGGGACTCAAATGTGAGACCACTTGAAATAGCTGAACAACCCGGAATGGTTGACCACAGGAAGTGAAAGTCTTGTAAGCGAAATTTTAAGCGGCTCTATGAGTATCCCAAGTACTGCGGGGCACGTGGAATCCTGCAGGAATCTGGCTCGACCATGA of the Candidatus Curtissbacteria bacterium genome contains:
- a CDS encoding NAD(P)H-hydrate dehydratase, giving the protein MDLSKIYPARPLEVHKGNYGSLMVVASSKLYSGSATLAAVSAVRAGVDLVTVCSPQRAADIAANTLPDLMTLPLRGDKLTGRHVSSILDTAHLRRINAVVMGCGLGRNASTISAIHKIIGKLSIPMVLDADALFAIAQRPDVVSGKHVVLTPHAGELAILLGQKEIMGGFESKLVAAKQAATKYHAVVLLKGNVDIVTDGQTTITNNSGTPFMTKGGFGDCLAGIVGALLCRGVGLIESAHVGAYICGRAGELAAREKGEGLVASDIFEKIPRVIHT